A stretch of DNA from Phaeodactylum tricornutum CCAP 1055/1 chromosome 29, whole genome shotgun sequence:
CctaattcactgtcaattcaaaCAAGTTTTGCCGAGCCGGCATAGACAGTTGCGTCGACGGCCTCAAAGTTTGGCTCATTGTACGATGACAGTTTAGGATTTGAGGAATGAAGGCTTTCGTACCGTTCATGAGGGATGTAAGCTGGTGTTTTAAGCTTCTAGTTTGCGTTGGTGACAGAAACGGCACCGTCACTTCCGATTCCTCCCGTTCAGTATGCTGAATTTCGTGCTCGGTTGGGAGAAAAGGTTGGTATGATCTTTTGTCAAGTACGATCTTtaacaaaatcaacaacatttCCAATAATGGAGCTATTCTCCCTATTTTGTCTTGCCGTCAAAGCACAATGAAGGATCTAATGGAGGAGCGGGTTTTTGCTGGAAGGAGTTCATCAAATTACAACGCTAATACAAAATGCACAAAGACGGCATAGTGAGGAGCAGTGCGTCGGAGCCCTCAATGCCATTGGAGGAAAAGTTGTTGATCCCGGTGCCTTGGCCAATGCTGGCACCAAAGTAGTGGGGCTGCTGGACATGGGTGGAAAAGCACTGCCAGTCTTTGTGGGTGCAGAGAAGGGCTTCTgaaatgaaaaatgattttaAAAATTTCCTATAAAATTCCGTTATTGCATGTGCAGATTTCAGAATTGTTGACAGCAAGGTTGTTGCTAGCATACATCTAgtagaaaaaagaaagactcCTGGGCTATTCTTACCGTAAACGTGTTGTCATTGACAATGGCCCAACCCACACACTTCACGTTGATTGAGCTCTCCGCAGAGACCAAGTAAAAGGCTTTCCATCTATCAATTTGCATTGTGTAAGTATTGTTTTGAGCCGTCAATGCAACTGTGGTTATTTAAACAATCTGTTCATTGGTGTTGCCGGCTTGGCATTGCTTTTTGAATCCCCGAAGGCCTCAAGCAATGGCCTGAAGCAACGTTTCTGAAACTTGGTTCGAAAGAGTCGTGGATGTGggtctcattcacgaaaaggggtgcgtactagccatccccGTGTACCTAAAGGAATCCAAACATGCCCAGGACCGCAGTCGGTAAGCATACGCTCTTTAGACATTTAAGAGAAGTTTTGTGTATAAGCCAAGAAACAATTGACATTAAGTAACATCCTATATCCCGGCCAATTGGCCAGAAAGTGACTTCTTGAAAATATACAATTCTTTTTCCCACCGTGTTTACTGCTGGGAACAATAAATGCAGGCAGTAGCTTGCAAAGGGTAGTATGTCCGTACCCGCCAGATGGTCGTCGATGTTTTTTTCTTCGCCTATGTGGATTTCTTATTCACTCATAGTGAAAGGCACAATTAACGTGTTTTGTATCACGCACCCCCCTTTAATTCGGATTACGCATCGAGGAATATATTGAGTTTTCATTCTAATTATGGTGGATATTGGTCATAGTGTGATCCTAGTCTTTTTCGCCACGGACTACTTACTGATGACACTTAAACACCTGTTAAATCTGAACGAAGACGGTATTTTAATTCTTTAAGCAGAAAAATTATCCCTGCCACGTCCCTGAGGAAGTTCGACGGTATTTGTAGGAATTGTTGGGGCATTTGGTGTTCCAGGGCCTCTATTTCTGCTGTTGCAGTAAAATCTCTGGCAAAGGTGCGTACTTGAGCCCCCTGCCCACGGATAAATTTCTAGGCGCGTCGTACACGGGCGTTGTGTTGGAAAACTGCCTACTCGACCAAGGGAAGACCAAACTCCACCCCAGCGCACGGCACCCTATTGCGACTGGCTGTGAGTCTACTGTAGGGTCTTTCAGGTAGTAGGAGTCTTTgttggtgactgtgacttgTACTTTTAGTCAGCCATAGCTTGCACAAATACAACTTCCCGACAGCACTATAGCCGCAATATGGCATCGCAACAGGACGATCCTGGGTTCACCTTTCCTCAGGAGGTGGCGTACACCGTCGCCCCGATCATTTCAGGTCTCTTGTCGACCTTGGGATCAACGGCGATTATCTGGATGATCTTGACGGATTGGAATCGAAAAATTCGTCGTGTCAAGTACCGAATATTGTTGGGCTTGAGTTTGTCGGACGCCCTGAGTTCGATAGTACAGATGTTCTGGGGAATCATGCTGCCCAAGGGGACACCGGGTTCATGGGGGGCTATTGGGAACAAGGCAACCTGCAGTGCGCACGGATTTATTCTGCAGTTTGGCCTTTCGGGGAGCTTTTACAATACGGCGTTGTCAGCCTATTTCTACAAATCCATCTGCTTCGGCATGACCGACGCAACGTTCGCCGCCAAGTACGAACTCTGGATTCATCTGACGTCCGTTCTCTTTCCGTTGGCAACCGCCGTAGGCGCATTGATTCTGGACATTTACAGTGTCACCGGAGGAGGGTGTTACATTGCTCCGGACCCGCTACGATGTCACCGCCGCGACGACGTAGAGTGCCTGCGGGGAGAAAACGCCTACAAATACTCCTGGGCAGTCGCCGGAGTACCCGTGGTCATTTTCCTCCTCTATATTACCTACACGATGTTCCGGATTTATCAAAAAGTTCGCCAAGTCTCCCGACGCTCGGAACGATTCGAGTTTCGCTCAACGCGCGTGTCCTACGAAATGCCCGATTCGGAAAATCCGTCGGAAGAACAACGGCGACAGTCCGTGAACGGCCAAGATAGCAACGACAACTTTTCGCTCCGCGAATTGGTTGAGCAGCATGGGGATACCACGGAACTGCAGCGGCCTCCCGCGGTTTCATTCCAGCTCACTGGTGGCAATACTGGCACGTCATCCGGAACCGCTTCACCTCCTCCGACTCACCCTCTtccttcggcttcgtcgcgGGGAAGGACTTCTTTCAACAGCAGAAGATCCATCCAGGATTCCAACCGTGTCAGCCGTATCCGAGAGACAGCCATCCAAGCTTTCCTATACGTCGTTGCTTTCTTTGGAACCCACTTTCCGTCCTTTATTCTCAACAATTTGGAAATGTTTGGGGGCACCAGTCCCTTTTATTTGGTCTTCTTGGCTTCATTCGCCTGGCCCTTGCAAGGTTTCTTCAACCTCTTTGTGTTTTTGCGACCGAGAATACGTAGCTGCCGTCGACAAGAGCCATCCTTGTCCTACTGCAAGGCCGCCTATCTGGCGTTGTTCCACTACGACGAAGCTCGCGGTCGTGTCAACGAGTCGCAACTCACGGACGCCACCCCGGATGCGGCGAAGTTTCCTAGTGGCTCGGACTCGTGCAACGGCAGCCAAGCTCTGCAAATGATACGTGTATCACGTCTCGAATCcattgacgacaatgacTATCGAGAAGAAAGCTTGTCTTCTGCGTCCGCCTACGAAGACGAAACCAACAACGGGCCCTCCACGCTCGATACCGTTGAAAGCTACCCAGCGAGTCAAGTCCCCGACACGGCAACGATGGCGGACGAAGAAAGCTACTCGCCGGACTCTTTCGAAGCTTCCAAGGAAATCAAGCACGTTGTTTCTCTTTTACGGACAAAAGAGCACCCGGAAGAGAATCAGGACCATGACCGAAATTAAAGGCCATCCTGGTATCGAAGCAATAGACGTGTATTCTAATTCAAATATGATAGTCAATTACATCGAAGTATAAAAAATGTGTTACGCTTCGACCTCACTCTCTTCCACTAGCTCTCCCAATTCCATCCACCGCatttctttctcgtcgaTTTCCTCGTTCACCTTGTTCAATTTGTCAGTCAAATCGGCCAGAATGGTCCAGCCTTCGCCGCTACAAACGTCGATTTCTTTCTCGTACGAGGCTGCGGTTTCTTTTAGTTTTTCAATCGCCTTTTCGACATTGACCATATCCTTTTTTGCCCGGCGCACTTGATTGCGTTGCTCGTTCCGTTTGGCCTTGTCTTCTTTGTAGGCTccctttttctcttccgtATCAGCCTGTCCGCGGGACCCTTCCGCAATACGGTCGTTCTCTAATTCAATCAAGGTGGTCGCGTATTCAGAAAGACTTCCTTGAAAATCCTTAATTTCCCCGTGTCcttcaaagacaaacaagTGATCCGTGACCTTGTCGGCGAATGCGCGGTCGTGACTGACGATCAGCAGCACCCCATCAAACTCTTGCAAATACTTTTCGAGAGCCGTCAACGTATCCAAGTCACAATCTACCGACGGTTCGTCCATAATCAGCACATTTGGCCGTTGGCTAAAGACTGAAAGCATTTGTAGCCGTCGCTTTTCTCCACCAGAGAGGACCGAAATGCGTTCGGCCCAACGGGCTTGAGGGAATTCAAATTGCCGTAACAACCTTCGGGCGTCGTCCGGACCTTCGTCGGCGCTGGCTCCGTCCCGGGCTCGGGCCTGCTCGACGGCAAATTCGAGCACGGTCTGCTCGGGGTCCTCGATTTCGATGCCGTTTTGTTCGTATACGCCGAGCACGATCGTGTCGCCAATGTCAATATCGCCAGCGTCGGCCGGTTGCTCGCCTGTCAACACGCGTAAAAATGTGGTTTTTCCAATGCCGTTGCCGCCGCTCAGACAAATCCGGTCGCCTTTGCAAAAATCGTAGGAAAAATCTTTCAGCATGGTCCGGTCTCCGAATTTCAGCGAAACGTTTCTCATGGAAATAATTTTGCCACCGATACGTCGGGATTCGCTGGCTAGATTGAGAGTGGGATCGCGGGGTCTCGGTTTGGTCGCTTGCTCCAGCTTGT
This window harbors:
- a CDS encoding predicted protein yields the protein MASQQDDPGFTFPQEVAYTVAPIISGLLSTLGSTAIIWMILTDWNRKIRRVKYRILLGLSLSDALSSIVQMFWGIMLPKGTPGSWGAIGNKATCSAHGFILQFGLSGSFYNTALSAYFYKSICFGMTDATFAAKYELWIHLTSVLFPLATAVGALILDIYSVTGGGCYIAPDPLRCHRRDDVECLRGENAYKYSWAVAGVPVVIFLLYITYTMFRIYQKVRQVSRRSERFEFRSTRVSYEMPDSENPSEEQRRQSVNGQDSNDNFSLRELVEQHGDTTELQRPPAVSFQLTGGNTGTSSGTASPPPTHPLPSASSRGRTSFNSRRSIQDSNRVSRIRETAIQAFLYVVAFFGTHFPSFILNNLEMFGGTSPFYLVFLASFAWPLQGFFNLFVFLRPRIRSCRRQEPSLSYCKAAYLALFHYDEARGRVNESQLTDATPDAAKFPSGSDSCNGSQALQMIRVSRLESIDDNDYREESLSSASAYEDETNNGPSTLDTVESYPASQVPDTATMADEESYSPDSFEASKEIKHVVSLLRTKEHPEENQDHDRN
- a CDS encoding predicted protein — translated: MSSTSNTATTTVALPPALSLESLSCSHNGGETWQLRDVSYVLPRGAKVALVGRNGTGKSTLLRILASRACADAADEAQNIKYTGQVVTPRDVKVAYVEQEPHLSMDLNVADALLGFRGDGTVETSSAKNKYAAVRKYRLAVQEAEVKPEAFAQACAAMDALEGWNVWTKAEEVATKLRVRHLQDQPLAKLSGGERKRVALAAALVQEPDVLLLDEPTNFLSLAGVQWLSDLLLGDKKLTILMVTHDRAFLDEVCDRILELDQGSVYEYVGSYADYLEGKQERLAVEDAAYQSAKAKYAVELDWMRRQPQARQTKAKARIDAFYKLEQATKPRPRDPTLNLASESRRIGGKIISMRNVSLKFGDRTMLKDFSYDFCKGDRICLSGGNGIGKTTFLRVLTGEQPADAGDIDIGDTIVLGVYEQNGIEIEDPEQTVLEFAVEQARARDGASADEGPDDARRLLRQFEFPQARWAERISVLSGGEKRRLQMLSVFSQRPNVLIMDEPSVDCDLDTLTALEKYLQEFDGVLLIVSHDRAFADKVTDHLFVFEGHGEIKDFQGSLSEYATTLIELENDRIAEGSRGQADTEEKKGAYKEDKAKRNEQRNQVRRAKKDMVNVEKAIEKLKETAASYEKEIDVCSGEGWTILADLTDKLNKVNEEIDEKEMRWMELGELVEESEVEA